In Nocardioides sp. JQ2195, a genomic segment contains:
- a CDS encoding histidine phosphatase family protein, with protein sequence MNTTNRTLVLMRHAKAVGFAPSDRERDLEPSGRRDAAAAGAWLHANDIHPGMALVSTALRTTTTWQEVSRSLDDDVHLEPSSALYAAEPDSALDLVRATPADVDTLLVIGHNPTMGVLAQLLDDGEGDPEAMVGMLTGFPTCSLAVFDVSGDWTGVGEGTLRLTHFHVSRAD encoded by the coding sequence GTGAACACGACTAATCGGACGCTCGTCCTGATGCGCCACGCCAAGGCCGTGGGCTTCGCCCCATCCGATCGGGAACGTGATCTCGAGCCCTCCGGGCGCCGCGACGCAGCAGCGGCCGGCGCCTGGCTCCACGCGAACGACATCCATCCCGGGATGGCGCTGGTCTCCACCGCGCTGCGTACGACGACCACGTGGCAGGAGGTGAGCCGTTCGCTGGACGACGACGTGCACCTGGAGCCGAGCTCCGCGTTGTACGCCGCCGAGCCGGACTCGGCGCTCGACCTGGTGCGGGCCACACCTGCCGACGTGGACACCCTCCTCGTCATCGGCCACAACCCGACCATGGGCGTGCTGGCACAGCTGCTCGACGACGGTGAGGGAGATCCGGAGGCGATGGTCGGGATGCTCACCGGCTTCCCGACCTGTTCGCTGGCCGTCTTCGACGTCTCGGGCGACTGGACCGGGGTCGGCGAGGGCACCCTCCGGCTCACGCACTTCCACGTGTCCCGCGCCGACTGA
- a CDS encoding cyanophycinase: MPSDLQPDTEPSPPGPLMIIGGAEDKLRKRSVLTEFVRRSGGENARIAVIATASSLGPEIVEVYDALFRKLGAADVVSVRPVTREQSREEDFVAALDDVTGIFMTGGNQLKLSGAICGTPFGEAIHAARARGAVIAGTSAGASIQSSHMVAFGVGGATSKQRMTQVAAGLGLVENCVIDQHFEQRNRYGRLLMIVAQSPQLIGMGVDEDTAAVVTIEDDHEILRVIGKGAVTLFDPTNIVTNAHEAPRSSPLLTSGVILHALPEGATFDLTTRTLVPAPAVADAAEAAEISSAGRDLRKLARDIAAGDVSPTALRRRKSRGRRRNSSPAHDDTEASS; encoded by the coding sequence ATGCCGAGTGACCTGCAGCCAGACACCGAGCCCAGTCCCCCGGGGCCGCTGATGATCATCGGGGGCGCCGAGGACAAGCTGCGCAAGCGTTCGGTGCTCACCGAGTTCGTCCGTCGCAGTGGTGGGGAGAACGCCAGGATCGCGGTCATTGCCACGGCGTCGTCACTCGGCCCCGAGATCGTCGAGGTCTACGACGCCCTCTTCCGAAAGCTCGGTGCCGCCGACGTCGTGTCGGTCCGGCCGGTGACCCGGGAGCAGTCCCGCGAGGAGGACTTCGTCGCGGCGCTCGACGACGTGACGGGCATCTTCATGACCGGTGGCAACCAGCTCAAGCTCTCCGGTGCCATCTGCGGCACGCCCTTCGGCGAGGCCATCCACGCTGCTCGTGCCCGCGGCGCAGTGATCGCCGGGACGTCTGCGGGGGCCAGCATCCAGTCGTCCCACATGGTCGCGTTCGGCGTCGGAGGGGCCACCTCCAAGCAGCGGATGACCCAGGTCGCCGCGGGTCTGGGCCTGGTCGAGAACTGCGTCATCGACCAGCACTTCGAGCAGCGCAACCGCTATGGACGCCTGCTGATGATCGTCGCCCAGTCACCGCAGCTGATCGGGATGGGCGTCGACGAGGACACCGCTGCCGTGGTCACGATCGAGGACGACCACGAGATCCTGCGGGTGATCGGAAAGGGCGCGGTGACACTGTTCGATCCCACCAACATCGTCACCAACGCGCACGAGGCACCGCGGTCCTCCCCCCTGCTCACCTCCGGTGTGATCCTGCACGCCCTGCCCGAAGGTGCCACGTTCGACCTGACCACGCGGACCCTGGTCCCGGCTCCGGCCGTGGCCGACGCCGCGGAGGCTGCCGAGATCAGCTCGGCCGGCCGCGACCTGCGCAAGCTGGCTCGCGACATCGCTGCCGGCGACGTCTCGCCGACAGCGTTGCGACGGCGCAAGAGCCGAGGACGTCGCAGGAACAGTTCCCCCGCCCATGACGACACGGAAGCGAGCTCATGA